Proteins found in one Alteromonas macleodii genomic segment:
- the purC gene encoding phosphoribosylaminoimidazolesuccinocarboxamide synthase, whose protein sequence is MEKRDELYRGKAKTVYYTDDSDKLILHFRNDTSAFDGEKIEQLDRKGEVNNKFNHFIMTKLEEAGIATQVEALVSDTESLVKKLDMIPVECVVRNLSAGSLVRRLGVEEGKELNPPIFEFFLKNDALHDPMVNDYHILSFGWATEAQIAEMKALTFKVNNVLKALFDEAGMLLVDYKLEFGVDKDGNIVLGDEFTPDGCRLWDKETRKKMDKDRFRQGLGSVVETYIEVAERLGLSL, encoded by the coding sequence ATGGAAAAACGCGACGAGCTTTACCGCGGTAAAGCAAAAACTGTTTATTACACTGATGATAGCGATAAACTAATTCTTCACTTTCGAAACGACACTTCAGCGTTCGACGGTGAAAAAATAGAGCAGCTTGATCGCAAGGGTGAAGTAAACAACAAGTTTAACCACTTTATAATGACTAAGCTTGAAGAAGCGGGCATTGCAACACAAGTTGAAGCTTTAGTTTCTGATACTGAGTCTTTGGTTAAAAAGCTCGACATGATCCCTGTCGAGTGTGTGGTGAGAAACTTGTCTGCTGGCTCTTTAGTACGCAGACTAGGTGTGGAAGAAGGTAAAGAGCTTAACCCACCTATTTTCGAGTTTTTCCTTAAAAACGATGCGCTTCACGACCCAATGGTAAATGATTACCATATTCTATCATTTGGCTGGGCTACAGAAGCACAAATTGCCGAAATGAAGGCACTAACCTTTAAAGTAAACAATGTACTTAAAGCATTGTTTGACGAAGCAGGTATGTTGCTTGTTGACTACAAACTAGAGTTTGGTGTCGATAAAGACGGCAACATCGTGTTAGGCGATGAGTTTACTCCTGACGGCTGTCGCTTATGGGACAAAGAAACCCGTAAGAAAATGGACAAAGACCGCTTTAGACAGGGGCTTGGCTCGGTTGTAGAAACTTACATTGAAGTTGCTGAGCGTTTAGGTTTGTCTCTATAG
- the bamC gene encoding outer membrane protein assembly factor BamC — protein sequence MKRTLAIASSVAMVALAGCSSQIDRKTASGSYEYLKTKEQKTLEVPPGLDAPTFSRDFALPEVGKEADQSLVGKNLMVRSPALVLPLVTGSHVEEGKSSATIWFDQVDDSQPLSQAIWNSLLSFLDEQGIGVDSFSPEDKGLITDWMVMTKEIDGPWYSFIDEESEIGRRFEFSLDVKPHGRSAALTVDLKDYMQTVGNDVVADVSSLEERREEVEVLNQVIGHYEYQIQLAETRRIAKIRQGINTEMGFNDDGDPAYIVEAQYDVAWPRMLLVLRKLGFDVKDLDKSNGLLFITYNGDQGSWWDGLFSSDAELLEKGDYRLKVAKAGANRTSVTFMNNESVPFEANQVSDLYSAFAEVMSEDNLDI from the coding sequence ATGAAAAGAACGCTGGCTATAGCAAGTTCAGTAGCGATGGTTGCACTTGCAGGTTGTTCAAGCCAAATAGATAGAAAGACCGCTTCTGGTAGCTACGAGTACTTAAAAACTAAAGAACAAAAGACCTTAGAAGTCCCTCCTGGCTTAGATGCACCTACCTTTTCGAGAGACTTTGCTTTACCAGAGGTAGGTAAAGAAGCAGACCAGTCGCTTGTAGGTAAGAACTTGATGGTTCGTTCTCCTGCGTTGGTTCTTCCTTTAGTTACTGGCTCTCACGTGGAAGAAGGTAAGAGCTCAGCAACTATTTGGTTTGACCAAGTTGATGATAGCCAACCGCTAAGCCAAGCAATCTGGAACTCATTATTAAGTTTCTTAGATGAGCAGGGAATAGGTGTAGATAGCTTTAGCCCGGAAGATAAAGGTTTGATCACTGATTGGATGGTCATGACAAAGGAAATTGATGGCCCTTGGTATAGCTTTATCGACGAAGAGAGCGAGATAGGTCGCCGTTTTGAATTCAGCCTGGATGTCAAGCCTCATGGTCGTAGCGCTGCATTGACGGTTGATTTAAAAGACTACATGCAAACCGTTGGTAACGACGTAGTTGCAGACGTTTCTTCTTTGGAAGAGCGTCGCGAAGAAGTTGAAGTATTAAACCAAGTTATCGGTCATTACGAATACCAAATTCAGCTTGCTGAAACGCGAAGAATTGCGAAGATTCGTCAAGGTATTAATACGGAAATGGGCTTTAACGATGACGGGGACCCAGCGTACATCGTAGAAGCGCAATATGACGTTGCTTGGCCTAGAATGCTTTTGGTACTTCGCAAACTTGGGTTTGATGTTAAAGATTTAGATAAATCAAATGGCCTGCTATTTATCACTTATAATGGTGACCAGGGTAGTTGGTGGGATGGTTTATTCTCAAGCGATGCTGAATTACTCGAAAAGGGTGATTATCGTTTGAAAGTTGCAAAAGCGGGTGCAAATCGCACATCAGTTACTTTCATGAACAATGAAAGTGTACCGTTTGAAGCAAATCAGGTTTCCGACCTTTACAGTGCATTTGCTGAGGTCATGTCAGAAGATAACCTTGATATATAA
- the dapA gene encoding 4-hydroxy-tetrahydrodipicolinate synthase, with protein MFTGSYVALVTPMLENGDIDYKSLEKLVKFHVEQGTHGIVSVGTTGESATLPFDEHINVVKETVAMASGAIPVIAGSGANSTAEAIFLTEQLGATGIDGFLSVVPYYNKPQQAGMIAHFNAIADASDLPVILYNVPGRTVADMLPETVAELSAHKNIVGLKDATGDIARLKETQPLVPEDFVILSGDDGTSAEFMCEGGHGVISVTANIVPKAIAQMCETALNKDFDKCREIDESIKLLHSELFIEPNPVMPKWALYKMGMMKSAVMRLPMVLPELSSQKRIEELLKKYALISG; from the coding sequence ATGTTTACTGGTAGTTACGTAGCACTCGTCACGCCGATGCTCGAAAACGGCGATATCGATTACAAGTCTTTAGAGAAACTTGTGAAGTTTCATGTAGAGCAGGGCACTCATGGTATTGTGTCTGTTGGCACTACAGGTGAGTCAGCAACACTACCGTTTGATGAACATATCAACGTGGTTAAAGAAACAGTGGCAATGGCATCAGGTGCTATCCCTGTTATTGCTGGAAGTGGTGCAAACTCTACTGCTGAAGCGATTTTTCTTACCGAGCAATTAGGTGCTACAGGTATAGATGGTTTCTTAAGCGTGGTGCCTTACTACAATAAGCCGCAACAGGCGGGTATGATTGCCCACTTCAACGCCATTGCCGATGCTAGCGACTTGCCTGTGATCCTATACAATGTTCCGGGCCGAACCGTAGCTGACATGCTTCCTGAAACCGTTGCAGAATTATCTGCCCACAAAAATATTGTTGGTCTTAAAGATGCAACCGGTGACATTGCTCGATTAAAAGAAACCCAGCCTCTTGTTCCGGAAGACTTTGTTATTCTAAGTGGCGACGATGGCACAAGTGCTGAATTCATGTGCGAGGGCGGGCATGGTGTCATTTCAGTTACCGCTAACATAGTACCTAAAGCTATTGCACAAATGTGCGAAACTGCCCTCAATAAAGATTTCGATAAATGTCGAGAGATCGACGAATCAATCAAGCTATTGCACAGTGAGCTTTTCATTGAACCAAACCCTGTAATGCCTAAGTGGGCGTTATATAAAATGGGAATGATGAAAAGTGCTGTTATGCGATTACCTATGGTTTTACCGGAACTATCAAGCCAAAAACGTATCGAAGAACTACTAAAAAAATACGCATTGATTTCTGGTTAA
- a CDS encoding glycine cleavage system protein R: MSKQQLIVTILGTDNTGILSEIATTVSEAQCNILDSRQAIYGKEFSLTMIIEGTQTAITKAECILPALFQRLDLLSMMKRTSHHEKQNLAHLFNVEFSGEDETGLIKAVTGFFAERDAMISAFRQRTYKDKATGKDNMRCKFIVSLTSDENIDVLESDLMSLFKSLNVTGKVVDKHKKDPNENVTSW, from the coding sequence ATGTCGAAACAACAACTTATCGTTACCATTTTAGGTACAGACAACACTGGCATCCTAAGCGAAATTGCAACAACGGTATCAGAAGCTCAGTGCAATATTTTAGATAGCAGGCAAGCTATATATGGCAAAGAGTTCTCGTTGACTATGATCATAGAGGGAACGCAAACAGCTATTACAAAAGCCGAGTGCATACTACCAGCACTGTTTCAGCGCCTTGATTTGCTGTCGATGATGAAGCGAACGAGCCACCATGAAAAGCAAAATCTCGCGCACCTCTTTAATGTTGAATTTAGTGGTGAAGACGAAACGGGCCTGATTAAAGCCGTTACCGGCTTTTTCGCAGAGCGAGATGCCATGATTAGTGCGTTTAGACAGCGAACCTACAAAGACAAAGCCACTGGTAAAGACAACATGCGATGCAAATTTATTGTTTCGCTTACTTCAGATGAAAATATCGATGTTTTAGAATCTGATCTAATGTCCCTGTTCAAATCGTTAAACGTGACAGGCAAAGTAGTAGACAAACACAAGAAGGATCCCAATGAAAACGTTACAAGCTGGTGA
- the bcp gene encoding thioredoxin-dependent thiol peroxidase has translation MKTLQAGDKAPQFSLQNQNDETVSLTDYAGKKVLVYFYPKAMTPGCTTQAQGLRDVNEELTTKNVVVLGVSPDAVKRLPKFIEKENLNFTLLSDEDHAVADAFGVWGPKKFMGKEYDGIHRQTFLIDENGVIEHVFNKFKTKEHHTVVLDYLNS, from the coding sequence ATGAAAACGTTACAAGCTGGTGATAAAGCTCCACAATTCTCATTGCAGAACCAAAATGACGAAACCGTATCTTTAACTGATTACGCAGGTAAAAAAGTACTCGTGTATTTTTACCCTAAGGCAATGACGCCAGGCTGTACAACTCAAGCACAGGGATTACGTGATGTTAATGAAGAACTGACCACGAAGAACGTGGTTGTACTAGGTGTAAGCCCAGATGCGGTTAAGCGACTGCCTAAGTTTATAGAAAAAGAAAACCTTAATTTCACCCTGCTTTCTGATGAAGACCATGCTGTTGCCGACGCATTTGGTGTGTGGGGGCCTAAAAAGTTCATGGGTAAAGAATATGATGGCATCCACCGTCAAACTTTCTTGATTGACGAGAACGGTGTAATTGAACATGTTTTCAATAAATTCAAAACAAAAGAGCACCACACAGTTGTTCTTGATTACCTGAACAGCTAA
- a CDS encoding AI-2E family transporter: MISVFGRWYRRKFSDPDAAMLLILILLTTTVLLLWGELIMPVLVAAVIAYLLDWPVSRLVSVGVSRTLACGVVMLGFITITILTLIGLVPIISKQSVNLIQETPLIWQKAQEWILTLPDKYPDYVQVYQIHQMMEGLNEKLVEVGETLISASFSNIANLAALLVYMVLVPLMVFFMLKDKLFFLDSISRLLPKERRLITQVGHEMNSQIANYIRGKVIEIIIVGVVSCVTFVLMDLRYAILLGVLVGFSVLIPYIGAAVVTIPVAVVAMFQWGISPEFWYLMIAYGIIQALDGNLLVPLLFSEAVSLHPLYIIVAVLVFGGLWGFWGVFFAIPLATLVKAVVTAWSSNPVAIPEEAK; this comes from the coding sequence ATGATTAGCGTTTTTGGTCGTTGGTACCGACGCAAATTTTCCGATCCTGATGCAGCAATGCTGCTCATTTTGATTCTTTTAACCACAACAGTGTTGCTATTGTGGGGCGAGCTAATTATGCCTGTACTGGTTGCAGCGGTTATTGCTTATCTGCTTGACTGGCCAGTAAGTCGTTTAGTGAGTGTTGGCGTTAGTCGCACTTTGGCATGCGGCGTGGTAATGCTCGGATTTATCACTATCACTATTTTAACTTTGATTGGATTGGTTCCAATTATCTCAAAGCAGAGTGTGAATCTTATTCAAGAAACGCCGTTAATTTGGCAAAAAGCCCAAGAATGGATCTTAACGCTTCCTGATAAATACCCAGATTACGTACAGGTGTATCAAATCCATCAGATGATGGAAGGCTTAAATGAAAAGCTAGTAGAAGTAGGAGAAACCCTGATTTCTGCTTCGTTCAGTAATATCGCCAATTTAGCCGCACTGCTTGTTTATATGGTGCTGGTACCCCTGATGGTATTTTTCATGCTGAAAGACAAGCTTTTCTTTCTAGACAGCATTTCTCGTTTATTGCCAAAAGAACGCCGCTTAATTACTCAAGTGGGCCACGAAATGAATTCTCAAATCGCTAATTACATACGCGGCAAAGTGATTGAGATTATTATCGTGGGTGTAGTGAGCTGTGTGACTTTTGTTCTTATGGACTTGCGTTATGCCATTTTGCTTGGCGTTTTAGTTGGCTTTTCTGTACTCATTCCCTATATCGGTGCTGCAGTGGTCACAATACCCGTGGCTGTTGTTGCAATGTTTCAGTGGGGAATATCACCAGAGTTTTGGTATCTAATGATAGCCTACGGCATTATTCAGGCATTAGATGGTAACTTATTGGTGCCGTTATTATTCTCTGAAGCGGTTAGTCTTCACCCGCTTTATATTATTGTTGCTGTTTTAGTCTTTGGTGGCCTTTGGGGCTTTTGGGGCGTGTTTTTCGCCATACCACTTGCTACGTTGGTAAAAGCTGTGGTTACTGCGTGGTCAAGTAATCCTGTTGCAATTCCCGAAGAGGCAAAGTAG
- a CDS encoding M48 family metalloprotease, translating into MRKHFSASLVALSFVLTSSLTAVAQDANYSNKNALPEIGVVASDAISLDKEMIVGDAVMRQMRGQSPVISDPVLDEYLQDVGNRLVVHADNAKFPFEFFWVNNDAINAFAFFGGHIGVHTGLMRRAKNESELASVLAHEISHVTQRHIARRMQAQRRSSPLALASLIGGVLIAMANPEAGIAAMQAGSAASAQLQIDYTRTNEQEADRIGIAMLARAGFDPSAAASFFSTMAEEYRMVSRPPARLLTHPLTETRIADARNRAGDYPRRYLPINKQFELAKARIKARYSFKADYAMEYFEAAVNQDVQRSKEASLYGLALAYMRNEQIDKAKKVMDKLIAGDGDNLFYLDAMTDIYISLGQPLKAVEMLTPHVQHNPRNQVLALNQANAYISAQKYDDAISLLKDFLLVRKDYQIAHQLMSEAYQKAKQFSQMHQSKAEVYALYGAYNRAVDELQYAYNFAGDNHLAKQRIRARIKQFRDQEERLERL; encoded by the coding sequence ATGAGAAAACATTTTTCAGCATCTTTGGTTGCCCTTTCCTTTGTGCTCACATCGAGCCTAACGGCTGTTGCACAAGATGCCAATTACAGCAATAAAAATGCACTACCTGAGATAGGTGTGGTTGCTTCAGACGCTATATCACTTGATAAGGAAATGATCGTAGGCGATGCCGTAATGCGCCAAATGCGCGGGCAAAGCCCGGTTATCTCAGACCCAGTGTTGGACGAGTATTTGCAAGATGTAGGCAATCGTTTAGTTGTCCACGCCGACAATGCAAAGTTCCCCTTCGAGTTTTTCTGGGTTAACAACGACGCCATAAATGCTTTCGCGTTTTTCGGTGGTCATATCGGCGTACATACGGGCTTAATGCGTAGAGCTAAAAACGAGAGCGAGCTGGCTTCAGTACTTGCTCACGAAATTTCACACGTTACGCAGCGCCACATTGCACGGCGTATGCAAGCTCAACGACGCTCATCGCCTTTAGCACTGGCTTCGCTTATTGGTGGCGTACTCATTGCTATGGCTAATCCTGAAGCAGGTATTGCGGCCATGCAGGCAGGTTCTGCAGCATCGGCTCAGCTTCAAATTGACTATACACGGACAAATGAACAAGAAGCAGACCGAATCGGTATTGCTATGCTGGCAAGAGCTGGTTTTGATCCAAGCGCTGCGGCCTCCTTCTTTTCTACAATGGCAGAAGAATACCGTATGGTTTCTAGACCGCCTGCACGACTTCTAACTCACCCCCTAACTGAAACCCGTATTGCTGATGCAAGGAATCGCGCTGGGGATTATCCCAGACGTTATCTTCCCATTAACAAACAATTTGAATTAGCGAAAGCACGAATAAAGGCGCGCTATTCGTTTAAAGCAGATTACGCAATGGAGTATTTTGAAGCAGCAGTAAACCAAGATGTTCAGCGGAGCAAAGAAGCATCGCTTTACGGTTTAGCACTCGCCTACATGCGAAACGAACAAATTGATAAAGCAAAAAAAGTGATGGATAAGCTTATTGCCGGCGATGGAGATAATCTTTTCTATCTCGATGCTATGACTGATATTTACATCTCTTTAGGACAACCTTTAAAAGCGGTAGAAATGTTAACGCCTCACGTTCAACACAACCCGAGAAATCAGGTTCTTGCGCTAAATCAGGCGAACGCCTATATCAGTGCACAAAAGTATGATGATGCCATTTCGTTGCTTAAGGATTTTCTACTGGTCAGAAAAGATTATCAAATAGCCCACCAATTGATGAGTGAAGCGTATCAAAAAGCTAAGCAATTCTCCCAAATGCACCAAAGCAAAGCGGAAGTCTATGCCCTTTATGGCGCATACAATCGCGCAGTAGATGAACTTCAATATGCTTACAATTTTGCGGGTGATAATCACCTTGCAAAGCAACGGATTAGGGCGCGCATAAAGCAGTTTCGCGATCAGGAAGAACGATTAGAACGGCTATAG
- a CDS encoding TlpA family protein disulfide reductase codes for MSFSPLNSNMGKTNPLLLITLFITASLAGFFTYQSLQNDFETLDGQTYSWNGLKGQWVIVNYFAPWCAPCLREMPELASFHQSLPSGTQLFAINYDPKTKAELTAMSKKYDIAVPVIVSSSDTKLPMAKPPYLPATFIVGPDGKIKDTIMGEVTADGLHQRLIKLKNAERD; via the coding sequence ATGTCGTTCTCACCTTTAAATAGCAATATGGGCAAAACTAATCCGCTACTTCTTATCACCCTTTTTATTACAGCGTCTTTAGCTGGGTTTTTTACTTATCAGAGTCTTCAGAATGACTTTGAAACCTTGGATGGGCAAACATATAGCTGGAATGGTCTTAAAGGACAGTGGGTAATTGTGAACTACTTTGCGCCTTGGTGTGCGCCATGTCTTCGCGAAATGCCTGAATTAGCGTCATTTCATCAATCTTTACCTAGCGGTACACAGCTATTTGCAATTAACTACGACCCCAAAACAAAAGCTGAATTGACAGCAATGTCAAAAAAATACGACATTGCTGTGCCAGTTATTGTTAGTTCTTCCGATACTAAGCTACCCATGGCTAAGCCTCCATATTTACCTGCCACTTTCATTGTGGGCCCAGATGGAAAGATCAAAGATACGATAATGGGTGAAGTGACAGCTGACGGCTTGCATCAGCGCCTTATTAAACTAAAAAACGCTGAGCGAGATTAA
- the arsC gene encoding arsenate reductase (glutaredoxin) (This arsenate reductase requires both glutathione and glutaredoxin to convert arsenate to arsenite, after which the efflux transporter formed by ArsA and ArsB can extrude the arsenite from the cell, providing resistance.), whose protein sequence is MSDITIIHNPRCSKSRQTLALLEEKGEAPVVVEYLKHPLDAQALKAIFKKLNLESVRGMMRTKEKEYKEANLGDEALSDEALFDAMAQTPKLIERPIVIKGEKARIGRPPESVLDIL, encoded by the coding sequence ATGTCAGATATTACTATTATTCATAATCCACGCTGTTCTAAGAGCAGACAAACGCTTGCGCTACTTGAAGAAAAAGGCGAAGCGCCAGTTGTGGTTGAATATTTAAAACATCCCCTAGATGCCCAAGCGCTTAAAGCGATATTTAAAAAACTTAACCTTGAATCGGTTAGGGGTATGATGCGTACAAAAGAGAAAGAGTACAAAGAGGCAAATTTAGGGGACGAAGCATTGTCTGATGAAGCACTTTTTGATGCCATGGCTCAGACGCCTAAGCTAATCGAACGCCCTATTGTTATTAAAGGCGAGAAAGCACGTATCGGTCGACCGCCTGAATCGGTATTGGACATTTTGTAG
- the wrbA gene encoding NAD(P)H:quinone oxidoreductase — protein sequence MQPVLVLYYSRHGSTKRLADAIAQGISSQNVPVIVRTVKSINESSSTSEDVSDVASSTVPEVTIQELEQCSALALGSPTRFGNMAAPVKHFLDSTSSQWLKGALIDKPACVFTSSSSMHGGQESTLLSMMIPLIHHGMIICGIPYSEPELHNTTMGGSPYGVTHVAHHSLSAPQQLSADEKALCFAQGKRLATFAKRLANND from the coding sequence GTGCAACCCGTTCTTGTACTTTATTACAGCCGACATGGCAGTACCAAGCGTTTAGCCGATGCTATCGCCCAGGGAATATCGTCACAAAATGTGCCGGTTATAGTGCGCACAGTTAAAAGTATTAACGAATCGAGCAGCACTTCTGAAGATGTCTCAGATGTTGCTTCTAGTACAGTCCCTGAGGTTACAATTCAGGAACTTGAGCAATGTAGCGCGTTGGCCCTTGGTAGCCCTACTCGCTTTGGCAATATGGCCGCGCCGGTTAAACACTTTTTAGACTCAACAAGCAGCCAATGGTTGAAGGGCGCATTGATTGATAAACCGGCCTGCGTTTTTACTTCGTCATCGTCCATGCATGGCGGCCAAGAGTCCACGCTGTTGTCTATGATGATACCGCTTATCCATCACGGTATGATAATTTGCGGTATTCCATACAGCGAGCCAGAACTGCACAATACAACCATGGGTGGCAGCCCCTATGGCGTAACACATGTCGCGCACCATAGTTTAAGTGCTCCGCAACAATTGAGCGCAGATGAAAAAGCGCTGTGTTTTGCTCAAGGTAAGCGCCTGGCTACGTTTGCAAAAAGATTAGCAAATAACGATTGA
- a CDS encoding DUF2069 domain-containing protein has protein sequence MAPDTRFFRYLALISHTGLIIWITLWQFTFTKEHTYSPVFIALFYILPLLLPYWGVLKGKPYTHAWANFVVLFYLIHGCTVAYAVPAERWYAVVEIILCTGMFVGCSAFARKRGRELGLGFKKLKEEMKEEKARFEQGRP, from the coding sequence ATGGCACCAGATACGCGTTTCTTTCGCTATCTAGCACTTATCAGTCACACTGGGCTAATTATATGGATAACGCTTTGGCAATTTACATTTACTAAAGAGCATACTTACTCCCCAGTATTTATTGCCTTGTTCTATATTTTACCCTTATTGTTACCCTATTGGGGTGTATTGAAAGGCAAGCCATATACTCACGCTTGGGCAAATTTTGTTGTCTTATTTTACCTTATTCACGGGTGTACCGTTGCCTACGCCGTGCCTGCTGAACGCTGGTATGCGGTAGTAGAAATTATTTTGTGTACCGGCATGTTCGTTGGATGCAGCGCCTTCGCCAGAAAGCGTGGACGCGAACTAGGATTAGGCTTTAAAAAGCTTAAAGAAGAAATGAAAGAAGAAAAAGCGCGTTTTGAGCAAGGCCGACCGTAA
- the hda gene encoding DnaA regulatory inactivator Hda: MQLPLPVTLPVDENFDSFVSTGNEEVVSVLEQISEALPLWRDASKLSALASLQLPLLTLLGSSAVGKSHLLFATCHQLAGRSVNHLYLNLNDFKAWSLDIFEGLENLSLIALDNIHAIAGDKRWEEALFDLFNRVMEAKQAMVICTSHLGPSNPAFVLPDLRSRLAWGVIYHVNQLDDSGREEAVRLRAEERGLKLSNQALQFLLNHSERDLKSLMSLLARLDTRSLQEQKRLSVGMVKRELNLN, encoded by the coding sequence ATGCAGCTGCCTTTGCCTGTAACGTTACCTGTAGACGAAAACTTCGATAGTTTCGTTTCTACGGGTAACGAAGAAGTGGTTTCAGTGCTTGAGCAGATTTCAGAAGCGCTACCGCTTTGGCGAGATGCCTCGAAATTAAGCGCTTTAGCTTCATTGCAACTTCCATTACTTACCTTACTAGGCAGCAGTGCGGTTGGTAAAAGTCACTTGCTTTTTGCCACCTGTCATCAGTTAGCAGGCAGATCTGTCAATCACCTGTATTTAAATCTTAATGACTTTAAAGCTTGGTCTTTAGATATCTTCGAAGGGTTGGAAAACCTGTCGCTGATAGCGCTAGATAACATACACGCCATAGCGGGTGATAAGCGCTGGGAAGAAGCGCTGTTTGATTTATTCAATCGCGTTATGGAAGCTAAACAGGCCATGGTGATTTGCACCAGCCATTTAGGTCCATCAAACCCAGCATTCGTGCTACCTGATTTGCGTTCCCGCTTGGCATGGGGCGTTATTTATCACGTTAATCAGCTTGATGATAGCGGTCGTGAGGAGGCGGTACGCCTGCGCGCTGAAGAGCGGGGCCTTAAGCTTTCAAACCAAGCGCTACAGTTCTTGTTAAATCATAGCGAACGAGACCTAAAAAGCCTGATGTCTTTGCTAGCCAGGCTAGACACCCGCTCACTCCAAGAACAAAAACGCCTGTCGGTGGGCATGGTTAAGCGCGAGCTTAACCTAAATTAG
- a CDS encoding DUF2066 domain-containing protein, translating to MLTAVMRNTNKAKKQRVGLKRILCVSLFAILNYSANTHAAQRVVVNEAQIQVEDQTQRTQQTALKKALKQVFIKMSGSTSVLDNPGVRAALTSPQSLLRSYRFAFDNNRTYYIAEFDQAKLNEILQRELLPLWGDRRPETIVWLAQEDENETRTILDESLDTELQRALKQTAKQRGVPLSLPLMDLTDSVNISTYDVWGRFAEPLRKASMRYSVDNIIGARVYRNDPNAIPDLPENVVPSGTVDSLDNVLTEEAQTERYDDQPNDSANAESNPSQGNGDSPINKNAALTGQPSVNVEEISPTGQLANTTEPFTMDEFANYAKRADEGDFALDWIFIGGGKVSYGSIYGDSPEDLGNALVDAYSNYLSSLYAVVGIEESEREVITVSIANVGSIASYASATDYLNSLSVIENATLIEQSGTVATYSLTLVGTVDDLLNSVKLENKLRPVTDAYGQTVNENSFYWSN from the coding sequence ATGTTGACGGCAGTAATGCGTAACACCAATAAGGCAAAGAAGCAGAGAGTAGGTTTGAAACGAATACTGTGTGTCTCTCTTTTTGCAATACTTAATTACAGTGCAAACACGCACGCCGCTCAGCGCGTTGTTGTTAATGAAGCGCAAATTCAAGTCGAAGATCAAACTCAGCGCACTCAGCAAACAGCGCTCAAAAAAGCGCTCAAGCAAGTATTCATTAAAATGTCGGGCAGCACGAGTGTACTTGACAACCCAGGTGTCAGAGCGGCATTAACATCGCCTCAGTCGCTGCTTCGTTCATATCGCTTTGCGTTTGATAACAACAGAACCTATTACATTGCTGAATTCGATCAGGCGAAACTTAATGAAATTTTGCAGCGAGAATTACTTCCGCTTTGGGGGGACAGACGCCCAGAGACTATAGTGTGGCTAGCACAAGAAGACGAGAACGAAACTCGTACTATTCTTGACGAATCACTCGATACTGAGCTTCAGCGCGCACTTAAACAAACGGCTAAACAGCGTGGTGTGCCTCTCAGCCTCCCTCTAATGGACCTAACAGACAGCGTTAATATTTCTACCTACGACGTGTGGGGACGATTTGCTGAGCCGCTGCGTAAAGCTTCTATGCGTTACAGCGTCGATAACATTATCGGTGCCAGGGTTTATCGCAATGACCCAAATGCGATACCAGATTTACCTGAAAACGTTGTGCCGTCTGGTACCGTTGATTCATTAGATAATGTGCTTACTGAAGAAGCTCAGACTGAGCGTTACGACGATCAACCAAACGATTCAGCTAACGCTGAATCGAACCCGTCGCAAGGTAATGGTGATAGCCCAATAAACAAAAACGCTGCTCTTACTGGTCAGCCTAGCGTAAATGTTGAAGAAATATCGCCTACAGGGCAACTCGCAAACACAACGGAACCATTCACTATGGACGAATTTGCGAATTACGCTAAAAGAGCAGACGAGGGCGACTTCGCGCTGGATTGGATTTTTATTGGCGGTGGTAAAGTAAGCTACGGCAGCATCTATGGAGATTCACCGGAAGATTTAGGCAATGCACTGGTAGACGCGTATTCAAACTATTTGTCATCGCTTTATGCGGTTGTGGGTATTGAAGAGTCTGAACGAGAGGTCATTACAGTCTCAATCGCCAACGTTGGTTCCATTGCAAGCTATGCCAGTGCCACAGACTATTTGAACAGCTTAAGTGTTATTGAAAACGCAACGCTCATTGAGCAATCGGGTACCGTGGCTACTTATTCTTTAACGTTAGTCGGTACGGTTGACGATCTACTAAACAGCGTCAAGTTAGAAAATAAACTACGCCCAGTAACTGACGCCTACGGACAAACCGTTAACGAAAACAGTTTCTATTGGAGCAATTAA